A window of Gudongella oleilytica genomic DNA:
GAATTCGAAACAAATGCAAGCAGGTTATTTGCAGAAGGCATAATACCTGGGTTCGTTCACCTGTATCTCGGAGAGGAGGCTGTTGCGACGGGAGTTTGCTCAAGCTTGAATGAAGATGATTACATCACCAGCACTCATAGAGGACATGGGCATATAATTGCTAAGGGTGGAGAAACCAAGTACATGATGGCTGAGCTCTTTGGGAAAGAAACAGGATACTGTAAAGGCAAGGGCGGTTCAATGCACATCGCTGATGCAACAAAAGGGATTCTGGGTGCAAACGGGATTGTAGGAGCTGGACAAAATATTTCAGTAGGTGCAGGGTTAAGCGCTAAATATAGAAAGTCCGGTCAGGTTTGTGCATGTTTCTTTGGTGATGGCTCAACAAACCAGGGTACATTCCACGAATCGATAAACCTTGCAAGCATATGGAAGCTTCCAGTGGTATTCGTTTGCGAGAACAACCTTTACGGGATTTCAATGTCCCAAGCCAGACATCAGGCTATTCAGGATGTGGCTGATAGAGCGGTAGCCTACAATATCCCTGGAGTAGTGGTAGATGGTAATGATATATTTGCCGTATACGAAGCAGCTACTGAAGCAGTAGCCAGGGCAAGAAGCGGTCAAGGTCCTACTCTGATCGAATGTAAAACCTACAGGCATAAAGGCCACTTTGAGGGCGATCCGACAACCTACAGACCATCAGATGAGGTCCAGGAGTGGATGGCGAAGGATCCTCTACCAAAAGCTGTAGCTTATTTATTGGATAATGAAATAGTCACAGAGGAAGAGCTTAAGAAAATAGATGAAGAAATCCTCAAGGAAATTGCAGCAGCAGTTAAATTTGCAGAAGATAGCCCTGTGCCTTCTTTAGAGTCCATCGTTCAGGATATTTATACTGATATCGTAGAGGAGGTAAGATAGATGAAAACCATGAGTATGATGGAAGCCATCAGAGAGGCTATGAATAAGCGAATGAGAGAGGATAAGAACGTAATTCTTTTTGGCGAAGACGTTGGAGCATTTGGGGGCTGCTTTGGGGTTTCAGCTGGTATGTTCGACGAATTTGGAGAAGAGAGAGTAATGGATACTCCAATCTCAGAGGGCGTAATAATTGGAACTGCAGTAGGAGCAGCAGCTACTGGGTTAAGACCTATTGCTGAGCTTATGTTCATAGATTTTGCAACTGTAGGAGCGGATCAACTGGTCAATCAGGCAGCAAAGATGAGATATATGTTTGGTGGTAAGATCAACCTGCCAATGGTAGTGAGATTGCCATTAGGTGCTGGAATAAGTGCAGCAGCTCAGCACTCCCAGTCTCTGGAAGCTTGGTTGGCACATATTCCGGGACTAAAGGTCGTATATCCTTCAACACCTTCAGATGCCTATGGTTTGTTGCTTCAATCAATAGATGACGATAATCCGGTAATATTCCTTGAGCATAAGGTGCTTTATGGTGCTAAAGGTGAAGTGGACGAGAATATGGCTCCAATAAAGTTTGGGATAGGGGACGTCAAGAGAGAGGGAAGTGACGTAACCATAGTCGCAACCGGAAAGATGGTTCATGAGGCTCTTGCAGCGGCCGAAAAGCTTTCAGCTGAGGGTATTGAGGCTGAGGTATTTGATCCAAGAACACTCTTCCCACTTGACAAGAAAGGCATTCTGAAATCACTGGAGAAGACGAATAAGATTGTGATTGTGACAGAGGAAAACAAAAGAGGAAGTTTTGCTGGAGAGATATCGGCAATAATTGCAGAGGAAGGCTTTGATTATCTCGATGCACCCGTACTCAGAGTATGTGCTATGGATACTCCTGTTCCTTTCTCGCCTGTACTTGAGAAGTACTATGTTCCAGATGCAGATGACATTGTAAAGGCTGTTAAAAAGCTATTCTAAATGGAGGCAACAATTGTTGCCTCCTCCCAAGGGGTGAAAAGATGAGTACAATCGGTATTATAGCTAATCCTGCATCGGGAAAAGACATCAGGCGGCTTGTCTCCCATGCTACTGTAGTTGACAATAATGAGAAGATCAATATCGTTAAAAGAATAATTCTGGCTGCTCAGGGGGCAGGAGTTAAGAGTGTCGTGATCATGCCGGATACATTCCTGATAGGGTACAAAGCATCCGAAGCCCTTAAGAGTTCAAAGGAGCTTAAAATATCAGTCGAAATACTTGATATGATAGTCAAAGGAAGTGTTGAGGATACAATTTTAGCTGCCAGGCTTATGGAGGAAAATAAGGTGCAATGTATTATTGCACTTGGAGGTGATGGCACCAGCAGAGCAGTAGCCAAATCAATCACCACTACTCCACTGATAAGCATCTCTACGGGGACGAACAATGTTTACCCTGAAATGCTTGAGGGAACAGTTGTAGGTATTGCTGCTGCGGCAGTGTCAACAAGAACGAGTAATCTGGGACAGTCCTGTCGGAGGGACAAGAGAATAGAGATATACAAGGATGGAAGGATGCTGGATATTGCCTTGGTAGACTGTGTTATATCGAAGCAGACCTACATAGGATCAAGAGCAATTTGGGATCCCGAAGATATCCAAAGGGTCATAGTATCCAGAGCTAACCCTGCATCAATCGGTTTCTCGACCATTGTGGGAGTAAAGAAAATCATCGGTGAGGATGATGATTTTGGAGCATCTATCAATGTAAATGCTGGAGAATTTCAGTTGGTGGCTCCAATTGCAGCCGGCACAATGAAGAAAATACGCGTTGATGAGCCATTGATCCACCCACTTGGTGAGATTTTCTCTATGCCTATGGACTACAAGGGAATAATGGCTCTTGATGGCGAGAGGGAGCTTCCATTCAAAAAGGGAGATGTTTTTGAATTTAAGATAACCAGAGATGGACCATACAGGGTCAATATAAAGAAAACAATAGAATCTGCCCAATTAAATGGATTCTTTAATCGGTAACACCAGAGGAGGAGGTAAAATGGCAAAAAAAATAGTCATGCCCAAGTTAGGGCTTACCATGAAGGAAGGAAAGCTTGTCAAGTGGTATAAGGAAGAAGGGGACTCAATAAAGTCAGGGGATAAA
This region includes:
- the pdhA gene encoding pyruvate dehydrogenase (acetyl-transferring) E1 component subunit alpha, which codes for MDLTNEKIVEMYKVMKRIREFETNASRLFAEGIIPGFVHLYLGEEAVATGVCSSLNEDDYITSTHRGHGHIIAKGGETKYMMAELFGKETGYCKGKGGSMHIADATKGILGANGIVGAGQNISVGAGLSAKYRKSGQVCACFFGDGSTNQGTFHESINLASIWKLPVVFVCENNLYGISMSQARHQAIQDVADRAVAYNIPGVVVDGNDIFAVYEAATEAVARARSGQGPTLIECKTYRHKGHFEGDPTTYRPSDEVQEWMAKDPLPKAVAYLLDNEIVTEEELKKIDEEILKEIAAAVKFAEDSPVPSLESIVQDIYTDIVEEVR
- a CDS encoding alpha-ketoacid dehydrogenase subunit beta, with the translated sequence MKTMSMMEAIREAMNKRMREDKNVILFGEDVGAFGGCFGVSAGMFDEFGEERVMDTPISEGVIIGTAVGAAATGLRPIAELMFIDFATVGADQLVNQAAKMRYMFGGKINLPMVVRLPLGAGISAAAQHSQSLEAWLAHIPGLKVVYPSTPSDAYGLLLQSIDDDNPVIFLEHKVLYGAKGEVDENMAPIKFGIGDVKREGSDVTIVATGKMVHEALAAAEKLSAEGIEAEVFDPRTLFPLDKKGILKSLEKTNKIVIVTEENKRGSFAGEISAIIAEEGFDYLDAPVLRVCAMDTPVPFSPVLEKYYVPDADDIVKAVKKLF
- a CDS encoding ATP-NAD kinase family protein, producing MSTIGIIANPASGKDIRRLVSHATVVDNNEKINIVKRIILAAQGAGVKSVVIMPDTFLIGYKASEALKSSKELKISVEILDMIVKGSVEDTILAARLMEENKVQCIIALGGDGTSRAVAKSITTTPLISISTGTNNVYPEMLEGTVVGIAAAAVSTRTSNLGQSCRRDKRIEIYKDGRMLDIALVDCVISKQTYIGSRAIWDPEDIQRVIVSRANPASIGFSTIVGVKKIIGEDDDFGASINVNAGEFQLVAPIAAGTMKKIRVDEPLIHPLGEIFSMPMDYKGIMALDGERELPFKKGDVFEFKITRDGPYRVNIKKTIESAQLNGFFNR